The following proteins come from a genomic window of Diorhabda carinulata isolate Delta chromosome X, icDioCari1.1, whole genome shotgun sequence:
- the LOC130901285 gene encoding uncharacterized protein LOC130901285, protein MAKSCYLCDRKASQADNISLHRFPKNLDIRIKWLNACGLTINDDVRRTTICSRHFKAEDICQSNIFGIVKSSIKRNAVPAIYIPNPTNINASNKPQLNRTLENFKVETSERSINSGVYEKDFIESNFIKIEDENNVPDKNTSPSQCQKRKFFDPRYVSEISPTDFSTPKKAKRTLDLIKQTDKRKTEKIKHLQRKIRNLQQKVESLQDYIIHLKENHVNR, encoded by the exons ATGGCGAAATCATGTTATTTATGTGATAGAAAAGCATCTCAAGCTGATAATATTTCATTGCACAG gTTTCCAAAAAATTTGGACATACGTATAAAATGGCTCAATGCTTGTGGTCTAACTATTAATGATGATGTGAGAAGAACTACTATATGTTCTAGACATTTTAAAGCTGAAGATATTTGtcaatctaatatttttggaattgttAAATCTTCGATAAAACGTAATGCAGTTCCTGCAATTTATATTCCAAATCCAACCAATATTAATGCAAGTAATAAACCACAGCTGAACAGAACAttagaaaatttcaaagttgAAACGTCAGAAAGGAGCATTAATTCTGGTGTCtatgaaaaagattttattgaaagtaatttcataaaaattgaagatgaaaataatg ttcCAGACAAGAATACGTCTCCAAGTCAATgtcaaaaacgtaaatttttCGACCCCCGTTATGTTAGTGAAATATCACCAACAGATTTTTCGACGCCCAAAAAGGCTAAAAGAACCCttgatttaattaaacaaactgataaaagaaaaacagaaaaaataaaacacttacagagaaaaattagaaatctTCAACAAAAAGTTGAATCTTTGCAAGATTATATAATTCATCTGAAAGAAAACCATGTTAACAGATGA